The Candidatus Kryptobacter tengchongensis genome contains a region encoding:
- a CDS encoding transcriptional regulator, IclR family, producing the protein MSIAQKNNSVEKAFAILSVFSQNGGKFEFGVGEISKILKMHKATVHRFLRSLEKIGVIEKNSETGKYRLGLKLYELGNSVSLKKIMVDRARKYLEDLHWYLNETVHFATLKNGEVAYLDKIIADRNFVIISEVGKRLPAHCTGLGKAMLAFLPEKDVKRIIKEKGLKKFTKNTITNRKKFFEELKRIRERGYAIDDEEIEDGLRCIAAPVFNGEGKVIAAVSISGPSSRINEEVYDEYSKYVIKTAKLISEELKNIDWGMLGCMS; encoded by the coding sequence ATGTCCATCGCACAAAAAAATAACTCGGTTGAGAAAGCGTTTGCAATTTTATCTGTTTTTTCGCAAAATGGGGGGAAATTTGAGTTTGGGGTTGGGGAGATAAGTAAAATTTTAAAAATGCATAAAGCCACTGTTCATAGATTTCTCCGCTCGCTGGAGAAAATTGGGGTTATTGAAAAAAATAGCGAGACAGGGAAATACAGGTTAGGACTTAAACTTTACGAACTTGGGAATAGTGTGTCGTTAAAGAAAATTATGGTGGATAGAGCGAGAAAGTATCTTGAGGATTTGCATTGGTATTTGAACGAGACTGTTCATTTTGCAACGCTTAAAAACGGGGAGGTTGCGTATCTTGATAAAATAATTGCCGATAGGAATTTTGTTATAATTTCGGAAGTTGGGAAGCGACTTCCTGCACATTGCACGGGGCTTGGTAAGGCAATGCTTGCTTTTTTGCCTGAAAAGGATGTTAAAAGAATTATAAAGGAGAAGGGGTTGAAAAAATTTACAAAAAACACGATAACGAATCGGAAAAAGTTTTTTGAGGAATTGAAAAGGATCAGGGAAAGAGGTTATGCAATTGATGATGAAGAGATTGAAGATGGCTTAAGATGTATTGCGGCGCCCGTTTTTAATGGTGAGGGGAAAGTAATAGCAGCGGTTAGTATTTCTGGACCATCAAGCCGAATAAATGAAGAAGTCTATGATGAGTATTCAAAATATGTGATTAAAACTGCAAAGTTAATTTCAGAAGAGCTTAAAAATATAGATTGGGGAATGTTGGGATGTATGAGTTAA
- a CDS encoding Por secretion system C-terminal sorting domain-containing protein: MRKVFEIILLVLFTTFITNGGQNQRARVFIDFNTKAGNQNLVQFYYPFRAGDTLYFEIRGDSLAGLIAYDFRIGYDTSYFQFLTATANSNISGEVNVLRLNGGSLFTEISNEVTPGEVVFATLLRSQDSSKYVSGSGLLGVLSFRVKSSNFTSKIRVIKANFLDYQNGKDTITYNVDYTVGSVQLVNISEARVDADSNYVPDKLDQILAVEGIVTSINYTASAGSSSYYIQDGTGGINVFLSGQVVNLDPGDRIRVVGKIIQFRGLTEISPFDSSGIILISKGNQIPSPVRISVRNYLANAEAYEGRLIRVDSLWKASGTWPGENSDANLLFVSFDKQDTILIRIDRDTDIDGQREVQYPVSVVGIASQFTNKIPPNDGYQILPRFYTDFIPINLPPSAFSLTSPGDNYSFQFLFGDTLLTFTWDKSMDLNVPPDSVMYKFQIYFPSTGRLFKRDSLTTNSYNLTYSEILPYFLGTDTVITGQWRVIAFDSKGAETSSNQIFNIILRKKPVLVSEYSEIPKEFALYQNYPNPFNPTTLIKFDVPKETNVKIVIYDILGRVVKNLVDENLKPGAYKVIWDGTDASGAKLPSGIYFYSMITENYINVKKMVLLK; this comes from the coding sequence ATGAGAAAGGTTTTTGAAATTATTTTGTTAGTTTTGTTTACAACCTTTATTACAAATGGTGGGCAGAATCAAAGAGCAAGGGTTTTTATTGATTTTAATACTAAAGCTGGTAATCAAAATTTAGTCCAATTTTATTATCCATTTAGAGCTGGGGATACTTTGTATTTTGAAATTAGAGGGGATTCCCTTGCTGGGTTGATAGCTTATGATTTTAGGATTGGTTATGATACAAGTTATTTCCAATTTCTTACAGCAACAGCAAATAGTAATATATCAGGTGAAGTCAATGTTTTAAGGTTAAATGGTGGTTCGTTATTCACTGAAATAAGTAACGAGGTAACCCCTGGAGAGGTAGTTTTTGCGACATTGCTTAGGTCACAGGATTCAAGTAAATATGTAAGTGGTTCTGGTCTTTTGGGGGTTTTGAGTTTTAGAGTTAAGTCTAGTAATTTTACTAGTAAAATTAGAGTCATTAAAGCTAATTTTCTTGATTATCAAAATGGGAAAGACACAATAACTTATAATGTTGATTATACGGTTGGATCAGTGCAATTAGTTAACATAAGTGAAGCTCGGGTTGATGCAGATAGTAATTATGTACCTGATAAATTAGATCAGATTTTAGCAGTTGAAGGAATAGTAACATCAATAAATTATACTGCTTCAGCGGGTAGCTCATCATATTATATACAGGATGGGACTGGTGGTATAAATGTATTTTTAAGTGGTCAGGTAGTTAATCTTGACCCTGGTGATAGGATTAGGGTTGTAGGTAAAATAATTCAATTTAGAGGTTTAACTGAAATCTCGCCATTTGATAGTAGCGGTATTATTTTAATTTCAAAAGGTAACCAAATTCCTTCGCCTGTTAGAATAAGTGTAAGAAATTATCTTGCAAATGCTGAGGCATATGAGGGTCGTTTAATAAGGGTTGATTCACTTTGGAAAGCGAGTGGAACATGGCCCGGGGAAAATTCGGATGCAAATTTATTATTTGTATCATTTGATAAACAAGATACAATACTAATAAGGATAGATCGTGATACTGATATTGATGGGCAGAGGGAGGTTCAATACCCTGTAAGTGTAGTTGGGATAGCAAGTCAATTTACAAATAAAATCCCGCCGAATGATGGGTATCAAATTTTGCCAAGATTTTATACAGATTTTATACCTATAAATTTGCCACCATCAGCATTTAGTTTAACATCCCCGGGGGATAATTATAGTTTTCAATTTTTGTTTGGCGATACTTTATTAACATTTACATGGGATAAAAGCATGGATTTGAACGTGCCCCCAGATTCTGTAATGTATAAATTTCAAATTTATTTTCCATCAACAGGCAGGTTATTTAAGCGGGATTCATTAACTACAAATTCATATAATCTAACTTATTCAGAGATTTTGCCATACTTCTTGGGAACAGATACGGTGATTACAGGACAGTGGAGAGTTATAGCGTTTGATTCAAAGGGTGCGGAGACAAGTTCAAATCAGATATTTAATATTATATTGAGGAAAAAACCTGTCTTGGTTTCTGAATACAGTGAGATACCGAAGGAATTTGCACTTTATCAAAATTATCCGAATCCGTTTAACCCGACGACTTTAATCAAGTTTGATGTTCCAAAGGAGACAAATGTTAAGATAGTAATTTATGATATTCTTGGGAGGGTTGTAAAGAATCTTGTGGATGAAAATCTTAAACCAGGAGCATATAAAGTTATATGGGATGGTACAGATGCTTCAGGTGCAAAGTTGCCAAGTGGGATATATTTTTATAGTATGATTACAGAGAACTATATAAATGTGAAAAAAATGGTGTTGCTTAAGTAA